A genome region from Triticum aestivum cultivar Chinese Spring chromosome 2B, IWGSC CS RefSeq v2.1, whole genome shotgun sequence includes the following:
- the LOC123045709 gene encoding uncharacterized protein: MGRPTGGASASKKPKAKSKPKQRGGVDFKKYKHKVGRKLPPPKNATNTEIKSKMIVLPEQTMASERAGMAVNKRGLTLRELLQQTVHYNPKVRRAAMNGIKDLVTKHPAELKLHKVAMIEKLQERICDSDKVVRDSLYSLLQSLVFPSLKEDNAMSTRSTLSLLMANVLNGMTHLSMDIQLMAFRFLELVVLNFPSSFPRYAEQAFNNFVAVLSNDRIHLQDKSKLNSVLAGLAHCLSLVARVTENGDASNRLVHNRPMGELWKPTLDEDNPGSGAFATSDVLMKLQNLIRILVNSIEVSASEICAKPANDAQSSEALLSALHCLHLICTTFIHEAKKSQMEFGRSKTQLGPDWLNSSVLVYLKKLWGVKRLFHEKGDDRFFVFNLKIAELFLCLSTYVDDTMFPAEELCQFVSSLFAKSKVLRNKDLMETHLSPLITCIPGLIANCADDSKGYLLEAFTDAFRDSKVDCKLMLPYLDAVGEMLLPEKSRIWFTEIDLGLAEYRSAWIGELPRILLQSIEKAPSVTKVVLELLLKVGQYFPTTEFGNLRPFIQLFGTKSSSGTVEVGPFVSLPHDCQELVISCLYYFSSLLPDTIEPLACCCLSDKLESLMLIRIIEVLQSTYKAGNLQITDQLSFLSLLMARFNVNCGMSCTLEDAEKVSNWKTFKTLNHLILTYLSEMGDGSLVLELMWNNLSNEIARKPSLHNMNGLFRIIVTLDAATNKLMNEDFIKLIAGYLVDAALDLSKTNEVGFQSDKTRLFQYFIKPCIIIFEQNDKVLCCTLEMLKSFAADEHRFSSVSSLDYPRELSQRVCVVTTILVFLFNDRRLHPNLSLSKTAIKGILHYIRHQLDSNLPDVTYGQKQKLKFAFEQLKTKALQLNCWDRSELEGDFKHHITSCTAIR, translated from the exons ATGGGACGACcaacgggcggcgcctcggcgtcgaagaagcccaaggccaagtcCAAGCCGAAGCAGCGCGGCGGCGTCGACTTCAAG AAGTACAAGCACAAGGTAGGGCGCAAGCTCCCGCCGCCGAAGAACGCCACCAACACGGAAATCAAGTCCAAAA tgatcgtgctgccggagcaGACCATGGCGTCGGAGAGGGCGGGCATGGCGGTGAACAAGCGCGGGCTCACGCTGCGGGAGCTCCTACAGCAGACGGTGCACTACAATCCCAAAGTGCGGCGAG CTGCAATGAACGGAATAAAGGATCTTGTCACCAAGCATCCAGCGGAGCTTAAACTGCACAAGGTTGCTATGATTGAGAAGCTGCAGGAACGGATATGTGACAGTGACAAGGTGGTTCGTGACTCGTTGTACAGTTTACTGCAGTCTCTTGTATTCCCATCCTTGAAGGAG GACAATGCAATGTCTACCCGCAGTACACTATCTCTGTTGATGGCAAATGTTTTGAATGGAATGACACACCTATCTATGGATATCCAGTTAATGGCTTTCAGGTTTTTGGAGCTCGTGGTCCTCAATTTCCCATCCTCTTTTCCCAGATATGCTGAACAG GCTTTCAATAACTTCGTTGCTGTACTGAGCAACGACAGAATCCATCTGCAGGATAAGAGTAAACTTAACAGTGTCCTTGCCGGGCTTGCCCACTGTCTTTCCTTGGTTGCTCGTGTGACGGAAAATGGTGATGCATCAAATCGACTG GTTCATAACCGTCCTATGGGAGAACTTTGGAAACCTACTCTTGACGAAGATAACCCTGGAAGTG GAGCATTTGCAACATCTGATGTACTAATGAAACTTCAGAACCTCATCCGAATTCTCGTTAATTCGATAGAGGTTTCAGCTTCAGAAATCTGTGCAAAGCCAGCTAATGATGCTCAGTCAAGTGAAGCGTTATTATCAGCCCTTCATTGTCTGCATCTAATATGTACAACATTTATTCACGAGGCAAAGAAATCTCAGATGGAATTTGGTAGATCAAAAACTCAGCTTGGGCCTGATTGGCTGAATAGTTCTGTGTTGGTATATCTAAAGAAATTATGGGGAGTGAAACGCTTGTTTCATGAGAAG GGAGATGACAGATTTTTCGTCTTCAATCTGAAAATTGCTGAACTCTTTTTGTGCTTGAGCACATATGTGGACGATACAATGTTTCCAGCTGAGGAGTTATGCCAGTTTGTATCTTCTTTATTTGCAAAG TCAAAAGTACTTCGCAACAAGGATCTCATGGAAACGCATTTGAGTCCACTTATAACTTGTATACCGGGTCTTATAGCCAATTGTGCAGATGACTCAAAAGGGTATTTGTTGGAG GCATTTACAGATGCATTTAGAGATTCCAAGGTGGATTGCAAGCTAATGTTGCCCTATTTGGATGCAGTGGGAGAAATGCTACTTCCT GAGAAATCACGGATATGGTTTACTGAAATTGATTTAGGCTTAGCGGAATATCGTAGCGCTTGGATAGGCGAGCTTCCTAGAATATTACTACAATCAATTGAGAAAGCTCCCTCAGTTACAAAG GTTGTTTTGGAGCTTCTCCTAAAAGTCGGACAGTATTTCCCTACAACTGAGTTTGGAAACCTGCGTCCCTTCATACAGTTATTTGGCACTAAAT CATCATCTGGAACAGTAGAGGTTGGGCCTTTTGTTAGCCTTCCACATGATTGCCAAGAACTTGTCATTTCATGCCTTTATTACTTCTCCAGTCTGCTCCCTGACACAATCGAGCCATTGGCCTGTTGTTGCTTAA GTGATAAGCTGGAGTCCCTCATGTTAATTAGGATTATTGAAGTTCTACAATCAACATACAAGGCTGGGAATCTGCAGATAACAGACCAACTCAGTTTCTTGTCATTATTAATGGCACGATTTAATGTTAATTGTG GTATGTCCTGTACTCTGGAGGATGCTGAAAAGGTCTCAAATTGGAAGACTTTCAAGACCTTGAATCACTTAATTTTGACTTACTTATCTGAGATGGGTGATGGCTCCCTGGTCCTTGAATTGATGTGGAATAATTTATCTAATGAGATT GCACGAAAACCATCATTGCATAACATGAATGGTCTGTTTAGAATTATTGTTACACTCGATGCAGCAACAAATAAGCTCATGAATGAAGATTTCATTAAGCTTATAGCTGGCTACTTGGTCGATGCTGCTCTG GATTTGTCAAAAACAAATGAAGTGGGCTTTCAATCTGATAAGACAAGATTATTTCAATACTTCATAAAGCCCTGCATAATCATTTTTGAACAGAATGACAAGGTTCTCTGCTGCACATTGGAGATGCTTAAATCCTTCGCAGCAGATGAGCATAGATTTTCATCTGTCTCCAGTTTAGATTACCCAAGGGAGCTTTCACAACGAGTTTGTGTTGTCACAACCATACTGGTCTTCTTATTCAATGATCGGAGGCTCCATCCAAATCTTTCTTTGAGTAAAACGGCTATCAAAGGCATCCTGCATTATATAAGGCATCAGCTG GATTCTAATTTGCCTGATGTAACATATGGACAAAAGCAGAAATTAAAATTTGCATTTGAGCAACTCAAGACCAAAGCATTGCAGTTGAACTGTTGGGATAGAAGTGAGCTTGAAGGGGATTTCAAGCACCACATAACGTCAT GCACAGCCATCCGATGA
- the LOC123045708 gene encoding agmatine deiminase, whose amino-acid sequence MVKAMAGCPAKMRFRMPAEWEPHEQCWMGWPERPDNWREHAEPARKTFERTAIAISKFEPVTICASAKQYPRVHELMEHQPNIRVVEMSMNDSWFRDTGPTFITREGGSDIGLAEQTIAGIDWEFNAWGGLGGGCFDDWSLDRSIAKKIVEIERIPRFAHTMVLEGGSIHVDGEGTCITTEECLLNPNRNPHMTKLEIENELKDFLGVTKIIWIPLGLHGDEDTNGHVDNLCCFIKPGVILLSWTDDENDPQYEISVKALSALTQAVDAKGRQIEVVKIHVPGPLYITKEEGEGVLATGHAVPRVPGKRLAASYVNFYPANGGIIAPAFGDKKRDDEACEVLQKAFPDREVVMVEGAREIVLGGGNIHCITQQQPVRPS is encoded by the exons atggtgaAGGCCATGGCGGGATGCCCGGCGAAGATGAGGTTCCGGATGCCCGCCGAGTGGGAGCCGCACGAGCAGTGCTGGATGGGCTGGCCG GAGCGTCCAGACAACTGGCGGGAGCATGCTGAGCCAGCTCGAAAAACATTTGAGAGAACTGCAATTGCCATTTCAAAGTTTGAGCCTGTCACCATTTGCGCAAGTGCCAAACAG TATCCTCGTGTCCACGAGCTGATGGAACACCAACCGAACATCAGGGTGGTCGAGATGAGCATGAATGATTCCTGGTTCCGTGATACTGGTCCCACT TTTATTACCCGTGAAGGCGGATCTGATATAGGACTCGCAGAGCAAACAATAGCGGGGATTGACTGGGAATTTAACGCATGGGGAG GACTCGGTGGTGGTTGCTTTGATGATTGGAGTCTTGACAGAAGCATTGCCAAGAAG ATAGTTGAGATTGAGAGGATCCCTAGGTTTGCACACACAATGGTTCTTGAGGGTGGAAGCATTCATGTAGATGGAGAAG GTACATGCATTACAACAGAAGAATGCTTGTTGAATCCTAACAGGAACCCTCACATGACTAAACTAGAGATAGAGAATGAACTGAAGGATTTTCTTGGAGTCACGAAGATCATTTGGATACCTCTGGGACTACACG GTGACGAGGATACAAATGGGCATGTTGACAATTTATGCTGTTTCATCAAACCCGGCGTGATTCTCTTGTCATGGACGGATGACGAGAACGACCCGCAGTACGAGATATCTGTGAAGGCACTATCAGCTCTCACTCAGGCCGTCGATGCGAAAGGGCGGCAGATAGAGGTGGTGAAGATCCACGTGCCAGGGCCTCTGTACATCacgaaggaagagggggaaggtgTTCTTGCAACG GGGCATGCTGTACCGAGGGTACCAGGCAAGAGATTGGCCGCCTCATATGTGAACTTCTACCCAGCGAATGGCGGGATCATAGCGCCGGCTTTTGGCGATAAGAAGCGGGATGACGAAGCGTGCGAGGTTCTTCAGAAGGCATTTCCTGATCGTGAG GTTGTGATGGTGGAAGGCGCAAGGGAGATCGTGCTGGGAGGTGGGAACATACACTGCATCACGCAGCAGCAGCCGGTGCGCCCGTCATAG